The genomic window GAACGAGGAGGAGAAACGCCTCGACGGCCAACCCGTGACCGTGATCCACTCGGACTTGACCGGCGGATCGGTCGGGACCGGCGCGGCCCTCGACCTCACCAAGGCGCGCAGACTCAAGGAGAACCTCGGCATCGCGTTTCAAGGCCCCGTCAAGGTGGGAGTATTCGACATACCGGGCGCTCTCGCGAAGGAGTGGTTGGCGCTACCGCCGAACCCGAACGGGCGACCGAACAGCGACGTCGTGCGTCCTTGGGCGAACGGCATGGACATCACGCGCCGGCCGCGGGACATGTATATCATCGACTTCGGCGTGGACATGCCGGAGAACGAGGCGGCGCTTTACGAGGCGCCGTTCGCGTACGTGCGATTCCACGTCAAGCCGGAGCGCGACAAGAACCGTGACGCTTGGCGCCGCACTCACTGGTGGCTGCATGGTCGCTCCGGTGAGGACCTTCGACGCGCCCTGGCGTCGATGAGACGATATGTTGCCACGCCGCGCGTCGCCAAGCACCGTCTGTTCGTCTGGCTCGATGTCGCGGTACTTCCGGATAGCGCGGTTGTTGCGATCGCCCGCGACGACGACTGTACCTTCGGCATCGTGCACAGCCGCTTCCACGGAGTCTGGGCGCTGCGGCTTGGTACATCTCTCGAGGACCGCCCGCGATACACCGCGACCACGACGTTCGAGACGTTCCCGTTCCCTCGCCCGAACGATATGCAGCGGAGGACGATCGCCGCAGCGACGACGAAACTCATCCGCCTTCGCAATGCATGGCTAGATCCGACGGGGGCCTCGGCTGCAGAACTCAAGAAACGGACGCTCACCAATCTTTACAACGAGCGCCCGGCCTGGCTCGCGAACGCTCACAGCACGCTCGACGCGTCGGTGGCCGACGCGTACGGCTGGCCGGCAGACGTCTCCCAGGAGGATGCGTTGGGGCGACTGCTCTCGCTGAACTTCGAGCGGGAGCCAGCGTAGTTCAGGGGGCGCTACTTCGCCTTTTCTTCCCGCTTCTCCTTCGCCTCCCCCTTCGACGTCTCGTGCTCGCGCGCAAGGACCTTCCCGTCACCGGCATCCACGTTGACCTCTTCGATTCCCTTCTTCCCAGTGACCTTGATGTCGAAAGAGTAGATGAGGTAGCCGTGCTCGACTTCGAGTTCACGGTTAGTCACCTTCTTGTCCGCGTCCTTCGCCTCGATGGCCGCAAGCGCCGTCTTCTCGGCATCCGCCATCGACACTTTGGCCATCTTGGCGAGCTCGGCCTCGGAGTGCTTGCCCGTCACCTGGATGGTGCCGGTCCAGGATGCCTTGGCCTGCTTCGTCTCTGCCGCGAGCGCGACGGACGTGGCGAGCAGGACGCACAACACAGACACGATTGCAATCTTGCCTCTCATTCCCGGCCTCCTTTATGAGTGCTACCCCTCCGCGAGTCGCATTGCCATCGCTATCGCCGCGCGGAATCCCTTCTCCGCCCGCAGCGCCTTGACCTGCGCCTTCTGCCTCGGCTTCAGTTTTCGCAGGTAGCCCATGTACTGGCCTTGGAGCTTGAGGGCGGCGCGGCGCTCGGGCGACAGCTTCAGCTTGCGCTTCCTCCCCTTGGGCTCCACGGTGACGCCCCGTCCAGCGCCGTTCGTGAGCGCCACGAGCCGCCCGAGTGATCGGTCGATCGCGGTGAGTGATTGGCGGATGATGCGGACGTGCTTCGTAAATGGGTTGCGGTGACGCTTAGGCACGATGGATCCCCCCTCAAAGACGGTTGATGGTAGCACGGCGGCCGCGAGATTCAGACGTTCGCTTGGTCGGATCTGAACAACGGCGCCTTTCGCCGCGGCATTGACCGCCTCCGCGGCGAAGTGTTATGACACCGGTGTCATATGCGGGTCGGCGGCGCTTTCCGTACAGCAAGGACCGCGTTGGTACTGCTGACGTGGGCGATTGCTCGTCAGGTGGGATAGGCTACCCGGGCTCGTCAGCCTTCCTTTTCGGCTGCTTGTCCAGCTTTGTCTTCGACTCTTGCTCTTGCTTGATCACCTTCCGTTTCTGATCCTTCGCCTTTTCCTTCTTGCCGCCTTTGTCGCCCATCGGGCATCTCCCTTCTTCTTCGTCCCTTTTCCCCTCCGACTGGTTTCGACCCTAGCCCCATTTCCGCATTGCGTCCATGGCCCCGCTCGAGGTCCCACTCTGCTCCAGCCCAGGAGAATCACGTTCACGCGATCCTGGACAAGCATCCGACGTCACCGAGCGCCGACCGCAGGCCGAGGCGTGTCGAGCGCTGACGACTGTAACAACCCAGGCGACTTCAGCGGGGCGATCCCCGCCACGCGGTGTTCCATCGGCGACTTGCCCTTGCGGGACCGGCCGTCTTGCCTCGGTTCCGCTGCCGGATGGAGGCCTGGCGAGGGACAAGCAGCGAGTTGGCTAGCGCAGGCGCGTGTGAGGGCGCGTGTCGTGCCGCTCGGTCGCGCCATCGCCGATCTTCACCGACCAGTCGAACTCGCAGATACCCGGGGTGGATGGATCGCAGCGCAACTCGATCTGGATCCGCGCGCCCTCGATGATTTCGATCGTGTCCTTGAGGGGGAAGAAGATCCTTCCCCAGTGGGTATCGAGTGCGCCGACGGCATTGGTCAGCACGCAGCCATCGCACATGTCCGCGGTGAACCACGTCGCGAGTGCCGATAGCTTGCCCGTGCGTGCCGCCGTGAACATCTGCGTGCCCACGAACGATCGATCGGCCTCGGCCAGCGAGCAGGTGTAGGCGTCATGGGTCCACAACATCTGC from Terriglobia bacterium includes these protein-coding regions:
- a CDS encoding PepSY domain-containing protein, yielding MRGKIAIVSVLCVLLATSVALAAETKQAKASWTGTIQVTGKHSEAELAKMAKVSMADAEKTALAAIEAKDADKKVTNRELEVEHGYLIYSFDIKVTGKKGIEEVNVDAGDGKVLAREHETSKGEAKEKREEKAK